In the genome of Dasypus novemcinctus isolate mDasNov1 chromosome 30, mDasNov1.1.hap2, whole genome shotgun sequence, one region contains:
- the LOC131273024 gene encoding olfactory receptor 7A10-like → MGPGNQTQISEFLLLGFSEDPEVQPLLFWLFLSMYVVTIFGNLLIILVIITDSHLHTPMYFFLSNLSLCDICLSSTTVPKMLVNIQAQSRVISYTSCISQMYFFILFVGLDDFLLAVMAYDRFMAICHPLHYTVIMNPQICVLMVLGSWVMSVMHSCLQGLMVLQLYFCTHVEIPHFFCELRQMVLLACSDTFFNYLVMYLLAGVLAGGPLAWILFSYSKIISSIHGISSAQGKYKAFSTCASHLSVVSLFYCTSIGVYLSSPASHNTHSGASASVMYTVVTPMLNPFIYSLRTKDIKGALKKCFGGNSGNCHLLRGG, encoded by the coding sequence ATGGGACCAGGAAATCAAACGCAAATTTCCgaatttcttctcctgggattttCAGAGGATCCAGAagtgcagcccctcctcttttggctgttcctgtccatgtacgtGGTCACCATCtttgggaacctgctcatcatcctggtcATCATCACTGATtctcacctccacacacccatgtatttcttcctctccaacctgtcccTTTGTGACATCTGTTTATcctccaccactgtcccaaagatgctggtgAACATTCAGGCACAGAGCAGAGTCATAAGCTATACAAGCTGCATCTCCCAGATGTACTTTTTCATACTCTTTGTAGGGTTGGATGACTTCCTGCTGGCTGTGATGGCCTATGATCGCTTCATGGCCATCTGCCATCCCCttcactacacagtcatcatgaacccccagaTCTGTGTCCTGATGGTTCTGGGGTCCTGGGTCATGAGTGTTATGCATTCTTGTTTACAGGGGTTAATGGTGTTACAGCTATATTTTTGTACACATGTAGAAATCccacactttttctgtgaacttcgtCAAATGGTCCTACTCGCCTGTTCTGACACTTTTTTCAATTACTTAGTAATGTATTTACTAGCTGGAGTTCTGGCTGGGGGTCCCCTTGCTTGGATCCTCTTCTCTTACTCTAAGATCATTTCCTCCATACATGGAATCTCATCAGCTCAGGGgaagtataaagcattttccacCTGTGCATCTCACCTCTCAGTGGTCTCTCTATTTTATTGTACCAGCATAGGAGTGTACCTAAGTTCTCCTGCTTCACACAACACACATTCAGGGGCAtcagcctcagtgatgtacactgtGGTCACTCCCATGCTGAACCCTTTCATCTACAGTCTGAGGACTAAAGACATAAAGGGGGCTCTGAAAAAATGCTTTGGAGGAAATTCTGGAAATTGTCATTTGCTCCGTGGTGGCTGA